TAAAGCCAACAAAGGTGTGTACATAAAGGTAGGGCAGCATGTAGGCGCCTTGGACTACTTACTGCCCAATGAGTATGTGATGACAATGAGAATATTGCATAAGGATGCTCCACAAAACACTGTGGAGGAACTGTATAAAGTGATGAAAGAAGATTTGAAACAGGATGTAAGTAATATACCTTGttgtattacttaaataatataattttgtgtatattttcaatgtttttagtAGGACAAGATTATTTCACAATAATTTCATGTTTTAGCCCAAAGATTTATTTGAAGAATTCGAGCCTGAACCACTTGGCACCGCCTCACTAGCACAAGTACATAAAGCTAAATTGAAAGATGGCACAGATGTGGCAGTTAAAGTTcaacatttctttgtaagagACAATGTGAAAATAGACCTCAAATGGATGGAATTCATCATAAACacaatgtcaaaaatatttcctgACTTTGAAATGCAATGGTTAATTGATGAAACCAAAAAGAATATAGCAAAAGAGCTGGATTTTGTACAAGAAGGTCGTAATGCAGAGAGAGTGgctgaattatttaaaaactacacaTGGTTGAAGGTGCCAAAGATTTTCTGGGATTACAGTACTGAAAGAGTTCTTGTTATGGAGTATGTCAGTGGAGGTCAAGTCAATGATGTTAAGTACATTGATGTAAGTATGAACATATTATTTCACAACTTTGTGCATTACACATGAATGAACATAAGGATGTTTCATGAAATAATCTACACATAGGAACTCCTTGTATTTGCATGACCTACTTTAGTTGATTGGTGTATTAAACTTTTCAAGTCCTTTATAAAAAATAGCTAAATGTATttgaaaaggaaaaaataaagttCATCAATTAATAAACCACATAATATGATGAGTTttctgttaatttaattttaaagcttCATTTTTTTTCCTATTAACAAAGTTCTTAATATTTTAGGAACATAAAATCAATAGATTTGATCTGTGTAAGAAGCTGGGTGACCTTTACTCGCATATGATCTTCATCAGTGGTTTCGTACACAGTGACCCCCATCCAGGCAACATTCTCGTAAAGAAAGATCCCAAAGATAAGGATGTTACCGTCTACCTACTGGACCACGGTTTGTATGCTGTAAGTTGTAGCTAAGTTTCATACAGGTATTGACTTGAGCAAACTATTCTAAATGCATTCAAACGCTTTTTGCCAATTTTGATGTCATCGGTATTTACTGACCAAGTTATTTCAATATGAGGTGATTTTGGAATCTATGTTCAAGGTtttgtaaattacaaaatgtttgCATAATGCTATGAGGCACATTACTCAAATATGTATGAGTAGGTACAGAATGTTTCACTGTCAAGATAATAAAACTCTATGGTGTTATGTGAAATAATCACCaaccattatttaaataattcgaATACAAGAAAATTATCTTAATAAGACTATGTTATGGGAACTCTGAGATTTATGTAACAATTTTGGAGTTTAGGAATTGACACCCATAGAAAAAAGGGAGTTCTTCATTTTGTTGGCACAGTACCAATTGACGTATATTTATACTTCTCACTCACAATGGTACCTACATATGAATAAATATGGATTGGTCTGGAACACGTGACTGATAATATCACAAATTGCGTGACATGTATAAAGACAAGACATGAGTCACAATTATGAATtaagttaactattgtattctagtttaaAGGTTTTCCATTGTAAAGTTTCGATCGATCTTGATTAGCTTTTTTCAAGTCCGTTTAAATAAGACGCCCATGATGGTGATGAGAatacgtaatttaaaaaaaattacagtatAGTTATAGCACGTGCGTGATCGAAAAATCGGTCCACGATATTTTATACGTCACAAGTTCTACagcctaaaaatattttcctttccAGCAATTGACGGAAAAGTTTAGATATCATTATTCAAAGTTATGGCTATCAATAATTGATCGCAACCGAGACGAGATGCGGGTTCATGCGGAAGAATTGGGAATACGCAAGGAGTTATACGGGTTATTTGCTTGCATGGTCACTGGGCGACCGTGGGACACCATTATGAAAGGCATTGGTCGGACTAGACCAACGTCTGATGAGGCAAGTATACGCCAAAATTCGTCATCCTCCTGCCTTTATTTGGGTTCGGCGTAGCATGTTTTTTCAGcaatactcttctatctgccgtacatctcacaagtaacattctttctagccatatcgATTTTCACACAATCTATCCATCGTTTCTTAGGTCGTCCCCTTCCCCATTCATACTCAAAACCTTCCTCACGACAGAATCCTCATTTCTCCACAAATGTGATGCAGAGTAATAAGCCAGACATTCCTACCTTTCGGATCTGTGTTCCTTGCCTATGATGCATGAGAATTCTAGATTTTATTActatactataatatttcaCAATGAATTGCGTGCGTTCTTTGCAATTATTCTTGAATATTTTCTGAAGACGTACCTAATTTATTAGTCGTAATAAAAGTCGAAGAATAGTAACATTCTATTTAGTAACGGAAGCTAAgttttctttcctttttttGCAGAAATCAACATTCCAAAATGAGTTGCCGAACATTTTGCACTATGTTACACAATGTTTAGAGCACGTTGATCGACAGGCTCTTCTAGTGTTGAAGACGAACGATCTTATTCGCAGCATTGAGTACGCTCTCGGTATGCAAGACCGAATGTGCGGCTTCATTATCATGAGCCAGTGTTGTGTACAGAGTGTCTATAACCTCGAGTATAAGGTAGGCAAACAAATTGCAAAACTATGATGTATTTGTGAGTTTTTTACAAGGCTGTATTGCCGTAATCGGGTATTAATTTCCATCAGTAGATTAAAGGCGAGGtacaccatttaactatgaTGACAATCAAACCAAAACCAGCCGTGCATACCTATTtaccgcccattggtcaaatcggcgatttaacCATTGGAAAttgttatcgttatagttaaatggtgcaacctaCTTTTAGtgttgttagtttatttttcatttaatttaaatgtgaaCTACTCAAAGATACTTATGAATTTAATTTCTTGTTTCAGAATACATCGTCGCTGCTCAAAAAGTCTTATTTAAACCTTAAGTTTGGCTGGTCATTAGTGTTGTTATATttctacagtttatatttaaaggtaCACtttaaattttcatagaaatagAATAGCCAATATTAGTCCAATTGGGTATGGTAAAGGGATTTGAAAGTCTGAGCAAAGCCACTAGAAGCTTTGaatataatgtacctacctatttatttgtttagaatAGCTCGCGATGTTATGCACAGCGCATTCAAATAATTTACCTAAGATGGCAGTAGGCAAGAATATGTAGAACGTTTGCTACGCACAATTTGCTAAATTCAGGCCATAGTTTTGATtgcatttttagggttctgtaccaaAGGATTCCGTTCTGTATCTGAACCATGatagacagttgaaattttcacagataatgtataACTGTTGCTGCTATTGCATCAAGCTACTTGCTATGAGAATGTAGTATACATTTTAGAGTGGTTCCATACCACTATGAGCGcgtttttttattcagattatTAAACTTAATTTCCGCGAATACATTGCTATCGCGATTTGCACTGACGATGATTGAAACTTATCTAATGCTAGGTAAATGTACGGAAATTTTCACGttttttacatagtttaaaGAGATTGGGGTTGTGTTTagcataataataaacaataatgcagATAGGCAAGACAAGAGTAACGTTAATATCCGGCATGGTTCACAAAGGTGACAAGTTGAGAAACTTGTACCTAACTACAATAGTTACGCTAGTCCAAATAATACCTCCAAAGGTAGGCAgagtattatttttgtacataaccAGTGTTAAActgatatttgtaaataataatcagaTACAGCAATTTTATACCAtgtataacataaattattattaaaatatgataatgttacattgttaagttttatttttgaaatagagatgtatttattgtaaataaatgcctttttattttaccaaaatACTGTTAGacttaataacttaattaacaatagaaaatgttattccagataaaataaaagataatattaaaggacgattttatatttaaacgtaaataaaattctCTGAGATATAAAAGTCAGGACGGCAACTTGTTTTCTAAGACTGACAATTTATTGCTCAATGTGGATAAATCGCTTTGTATTTTTAGCAGAATATTAGTGAAGTTGTCTCGGCTCTTCCTTGCACTGAGTTTGAATATAGAAGTGCTAGAGATACGACAAGACATTTCCGACTTTTTATTGAAGTCAGCTAGGAAGTTGCGTGTTGCCATTTTGGGCTCAGGAATTCGATGTTTGTTCAATGCCATTGTATCATTCGAGACTGTGGTTTGAGCTGGAAATAACAATATCACGATTAACATAGCTGGCCATATAAGTAATACTACTGATTTTTTGTGATCTCTCAAGAGCtaaagtgttttgtttatttaaatgattaagcACTATGCGCTTGTGGTGTTGTTAAATGACCCACATTTCTCTAATAGATTGATTTCTTACTCATAGCTTCTACTATTGATGTTTGCCCGGATAAAGACAGTTCTTGTTGGCAGCGTCTCACTGGGCGGCCAATAATTTTCGAATAGAAAACTAATTAGCACATGTTTAATCGTCAGTCTAACCATGACCGTGCATACGTATCCGAAGGCCGACTTTACATTATAATGAGAATGGTGTCTGAATGAAATTTCCTTTTAAGTGTGTCAGCCAAAGGCTTGTTAGTTAGGTGACTGACTGCTAAGTAAGTAACATGATTCactttctatctatctatcaacATAGGCTCATAATGCAGAGACTCCGACGCTCggcataatttatttgtatattttcgcTGTTTCTCGCGGTTCCTTACGCGTAGTTAGTAATTGCCctacataaaaatgaaattttatatGCAGTTTCTGGAATAAATcaaaaagtttgacaaccagttttaccaagcaGCATTAAGTTGCTAGGGTAACTGGATAAAGGTGATTAGATAGGCAGACGTTCCATGTAGGTacaacactggtaggtacttagctgcattctagtagactggaagcggacccGAAAATAGTAAGGAGAAGGCCAGGacaatgctcaatccttctgtATGAGAGAAgtcctgtgcccagcagtgggacgatgaaaaagCTATTGATGATGATGGTACTTACAAAAACATGCACAGACACATTTTTCCTCAACATCACGACGGTCTTCGTATATTGTATTGTTCGTAGACTGCATTTGATTTCCATAGTGTGACTGGTCGTCCCCATTGCCAATGGTCAGCATATTATGCATCGTGGTCGAGGCTGTAcatatacaaacatatttttggcAATCGCTACGTATAAGCGTGATAATTTATTCAGTAAATAATGTGCGTCAGACGGAACGTGGTTCGAATCGGTTAGCACCTAATTTATTTGTCTCCAATGTGTTTACTTATTTCATACTTGAGTTGAACTAGCTTTCAAGTGAAAGTTGATGCATTtgcaactagctgtttcccgtggtttcacctgcatTTCGAGtagtatttacttttatttacttaactttTATTAGGATGTAGTACATCCTACACATggaaaataaaagtaggtatccTACCTACACATGTTATTCTCATAAAATTGTTGCTatgaaagtttaaaaatatagctCACAAATATtcgtaattataatattaatcaatccctaattttataaaagtttactTTTGTCGTTAGtaattaggtatacctacctacagtgTAGGTGTAGTTTTACCTAACCATAAAATTAAGCAAGATGGACCTATCTACATATAGACTGAATAGGCGGCCCCAACATAGTAAAACCAATTTAAGATAAGATACACATTCGTAAATCAATGTAAGAACTGTACTTACATAGTCGATTATTCGGCAACCAAACTTCGAGGATATACGGGTACTGGGGGTCATTGCCCTTTCGCAGATCAACAAGAGGAATCACGACATCGTTGCTGGACTTGAGCACGATGATTTCTTCACAAAAATCCGGCAAGTCTAGCAAATGCCACACTTTTGTGCGCAGCACAGATATTGATGCAGAGGGTTTCACAGATATGTATCGGAGATTTTCTTCGAGAACTGAGAATATGGCAAAGTAAGTTAGTATTCCTGGGACCTACCATTAGCAAATCTATTTGTTACAGCCTCCTTAGCAGTGATTTTCTTCGAGGAGATACTTTCTGAATGAAAATAGTCTTGAGACTCGACAATCTAACAATTACCTGCCCGTTTTGTATTGTTAATAGGTATTTCGGCAAAAATGAACTTATAATCTCAAGTTATATTAGCGAGGtgagtttatttgcttgaactcGTTAGTATGAAGGTATAgattatatatacctatttacctaggtatatttatttgataaggcCCGGCCTTATCAAATAGGTGCCTATCTGTTacccaggataaaatatagcaagtACTTACTTCCCAAGTCGTACCTCCGAATGATGACAAATGTAATGACTTCCTTCTTAAAAAGTTTAATCGGTGCTTTTAAGAGCTTAACTAGTGacattataaataaagatatcACTATTACTACCCTTAAAAGCTAGGAAAATAAGTCTCTCTCATAATATTCCTAtcgcattttttaattttgtaaatattcttCGATTTATTTTTGGCAAAGTCAGATTGACAATTGGTTTTGATTGACCATTGACCGGACTTTTTGGGCTctataatgttataaatgtagAAAATAGGTCAAATAATTATGATGCAACATAAACTTCATGCATAAATAGCATCTGCGATAATCATGAGTTTTGGGATTGGGTTTTAAagtggttttaataaaatacactCCCGAGCAAAAAAATGGAATCGCCCCCTTGCGCTATACAATTACAACGATTGCCAAcgatacaatatttacagttaaatgttTGAAAGCCTGTACTTTAAGCTTTAAATTAagggtagaaacaaaaaaatcatttccgTATTTCAGGAGTTAATCATCTTTACTTAAGACAGCAACGAAAATCAggcgaaaaataaaattgagcttAGCTGAAAAATtgaacatttcaaacaaaatcaaGCATAGGTTATTGTTTCAGTATTTTGTATTTCCTCTTCTAGCCCTTATTACTGCTTTTTACGGTTTCTCATGGACCTGATGAGTTTTTAATTCTCCCATTCCTCTACCAGCGCCATTTTCAgctcaataaatgatttttttgtttgtacccttaaagctaaaagtaggtataggctttcaaacgagaccataataaacatttaactgtaaatattgcATCATTGCCAATCGTTTTATTTGTATACCGCACGGGGGTGATTCCATTTTTTTGCTCGCGAGTGTAGATCTATCGCttgcatttaaaattataaattaaaaaaaaaccccgacccaaaaaactacgcaattaaaccctataaaaagcaaaaaataactttaaacactacgtaagtaccaactaaagcatgtcagactaaacaaaattttgtcgtgtcgggggaccgctctaatttattatatgtaatactacttataactttgtatatacataattgtgtttagatacgtgtttttttatacgagttttataattaggtaggtatcatttgatcatatatcatttgatttatgtaagtatttttaaaggtaaaaagcggtcccccgacacgtcaaaatttagtttagtctgacatgctttagttggtacttacgtagtgtttaacgttattttttgctttttatagggtttaattgcgtagttttttgggtcgggggtttttttaaatttataattttattttatttcacgctctttgaaggagctccttaatttttccttctttcatttaatttcgtttattttaagatggggtcgctatatgcgatctcggccagaggaagctgtttaacaatcctcatgacaaactggctctgggagaattgcacagattgagaaacaataaagactaacctttggtcatactagattttcagcaaaaatataaatcggtttatccgtttcattccggcattccagggtttcatccgtcacatcccatttccagcatcaggttctcgtcaattagaaacatgaagagaacttgtcaagacaaattcaacgagcccaaactcgatgcgtttactaaaaggcagttcagggttacgtctcctatcttcgtgccctaacagcagaccagctcagtggatccagaagacattagtgtttcaaatttcagatcccacatatgcttgcaagtaactgagcgtgtaacattcctatcacacatatcaaacgagctgatgaccttgaagacctgaaccgatttccaccaaacataagctaagaacactcccgaatgacattcctttcaaacaaaaaaaaccgcattacaatcggatcatccgtttgggagctacgatgccacatacacacacacacacacacacagagacacgtcaaacttataacaccccgtcgtttttgcgtcgggggttaaaaaagaGTTAGGCAGGTGTACAGTTCTCGCAAAACTCAAACTATGATAACTGAACTGTGTGCTGTATCATAGCACACATTCAGAATTTAGTATTtcctcaaaaaatatattatggtaCACTGTTGTTTAATACAAAGTTATCAACCCTTGGGTCAATTGTCGTTGAACCGATACAGGGTTTTGGTATTAAATTAAGtgttacaatataaaaaagataataaataaaacatcaaaaataaaaacaattaggGTATATTGCAACCACTTTACAAATAACACTTTTTACTTCTAATGACAAATAacaaatataggtatgtattttgatTGTGAAGCACAACTTATTTTCGAATAAACAAACGCCTATGAATTAAATTCTTACCACAACATCACTTAACTTAATTTCACAGCCTGAATAGCATACATTAATTGTTGGAATTCCGAAAAGTCCCATTTACCAGTAACTGGGTTAAAAGTTACGCCGTAAGTTAGTTCCACATGGCAATTATctggaaaacaaaaaacattttttttactactaaTGTTTTAAAGGGTatgaattttatacaaatgCACATTATATCTGCATAACTGATAAACTTCATGGCAAGAAAGAATATTACTTCTGAGATAGCAGGAGAAGAGtatagaagaaaacatgctgcgccgatcccaaataaaattgggagaaAGGCAGGGTGATGATGAACTTCAAGTTTACTTGACATAAATTCTTGATGTAGGTAACTAATCTAatcttctatttaaataaaaaaatcataaattgcAGCATGTTTAAAGAAGGAACAGAAATACAGAATTATTCTTATCCCGCATTCAATTTAATAGCGGTACTTACTTCTTTCTAAAAGGAAAGTGAGTTCAGTAGGCGTGATAAACTTCTCGAACTGATGAGCTCCTTGAGGTATATATTTGAGTACATTTTCGCCGAGGAATATAACAGCAAACTGTGACATTCTCGTTCTATTTGGTGTCGTGAAGAAAATCCTCCCTCCTGGCTTTAAAGTGTGGACACAGGATTTGACGAACAATTCTTGGTTCTGCACATGTTCTATAACTTCAGATGCTACTACTCCATCGTAGAGGTTGGAAACTTTCTTCGCATGGTCCTGAAAAATTAGAAGttcgatttatttattgagtttataaataaacacgtTGAGACGACTTGAAATAGGTACTGTTGGTGTCCTTTCACCTAAAATACCTGCTTTCGGACTCTCAGTCAAAAAAAACATGGTGatacatgttttttattatttattaacaaaaatatcatagttttttttggtATGAGTTATTGTgcttacaataaatatatacgCAATTTTCTCGGTCTCGAAAATATTGGTATGAATGATGGTTGGTCATAGTCTTTAAGATGTATAGAATGAGATTGTCAGTGTTGCAATATAGATTACAATCTTAAAGCACTTCTATtctcagataaaaaaatatcataaaaatcttACCTCTACAGTAGTATGCAGGTAAACAGGTTTATTATATGCTATTTTTGGGTCAACATTTTTATGTTCGTCTGCCACTCGGATGAGATCCTCGCTTGCATCAATCCCCGTAACGAAAGCGCCCAGCCTTGCTAATCcctgaaaaatattaagttataaacatattgatttctgacacttacgcgaatattagacatttaaataaaactacttttacggattttatcgcgttatattaatattatttaaggcgaggaattggtcaacaataattccataaccggcacgcgcatctaaggcgccaaaaggggtcggagcgtctgagcggggcgaggataacaatacgcgcgctagcttataactaaaagtcgtaagcgacaaaatggttttgtaattttattatttagaaatgataatttgataaaaattccttctacaattttaaagagtatgtacatactcaactactaaaaaagttaagaggcttaaatcggtcccgtatgcccataatatgtgaatctctttttaaaaaaaggtatgtttgatatatttttctctgttataaaagttacctaatcatgtttctacgtctaacaaaataaggtttatatcatgaacttttaggtaaccaagttgtattttgatccgttttgtatttactgagaaaaattgaaatctttggcgccaaaaattccaattcgtcctcttaatcccgacgtttcggatcctttacagcatccatggtcacgggcagactaaggtgttggtcgtcttgatatattagttacaaacagctaccctacattttgttgattattattgacaatccgattcacgcaaaacgagctcactgtatccataggtcgagcagttgtaggcttggattttgatttaatagtttctatgatgggattccaaagcaggtggtatgcaccagccatcttctctattgaaatttggatgttttttaatttcaatagcctcgcgaatcatcctaggtgaTTCCTATCTAGGATGAttggttttctcttgcaaggacttgtggtttatcaaatctgatgtaatgctgggccttgtctagtgtgtgttcataaactgctgactgtctggaacggcggtgtttgtatattaatataacgcgataaaatccgtaaaagtagttttattttaaagttataaacatttaataatagaGTCACACAACAACGAATTTTAAATGGTACAAGTGGTTATCATTAAGCACAGCTCAATCAGTCATTTAAGTAAAACAACCATGTATGTATTAATCTACTTGATAAGGTAAATCCGGGAAGAGAGgaatattttatactaattGCTTATTAACCTCTTGTACGCCACTAATTAGAGAATAATAGAAAATCCATTGTGTCTCGTCGTGTGGATCTGCACACCGGACACTGGCATACAAGGGGTTAAATTACATATAATTCCACTGTTTGccatatacaatacatatccctcaaattgaaattgttactaatattaatgcgaaagtaactacgGCTACTACTGCATGTTTCATgccaaaaccaatttaaataaaattaagtacccCAGGTCCCAGATATTCTAGATCTCAAGAAAGGATAGGTACATACTATTGTTTGTTTACTAACTATAATTGTTCAATTTTTTACATTATCTGGTTTCATCAAGGTAAGGTAATATTGCCATTATTaaccttttattatttaaaagttcatAGTATAAATTGGAAGGTTGTTCTGGCCTAGATAAAGAATGATGAATCATTATGATTAAGCTTTGCTTTGTCTCTCAGGGTATAATTTGaatagtatagttcggccattcagagaatgcgttcctgacacgtcgcgattgaactgacgacgtaactttgcaatggcgttgcagttacgataaaaatatttttgctggttgtttaccgttttaacaattgaggagcattaaaacaacattattatatcaataatcaatgaatgttattacgtcgtcagttcaatcgcgacgtgtcaggaacgcattctctgaatggccgaactataattacagaAGACTGCTGATAATCTGAATTAATTGGGACTGGGGTTGATTTGGATCTACAGTAATGCTCACTTAATTGTCTTGATCATAGTAAGTTGTAATCCTATCCGGCCTTaacattaattacaaattataaaaattcaCAATAGTAACATGGTAGTAGCCACTTAGGACTGATTTTTGATAGTTGGCGTTCTACTGTACATGATATTAACATGATTACATAAAAAGTAAGAAATAGTCATTAGTTAAAACATATTCACATTTGATTTTGCTCTTACCTCTGATAATATACCTCCTCCGCAGCCAACATCCAATATCTTTTTATCTTTGAGAGGGTACAATTCTTTTTGTGCAGTATTTACGAGGCCATCTCGGACAAAAGGAACTCTGGAAATGAATTATGAAAAAGCTTAATTTTGGCAATCATATTAATTTCATTGCTTTTTTATTTGGGTGTttcttactaaaaaaaaaattaatgggCTAACAAAACCAACAGAACAACACATAATGTGatccaattaaattaatataatatgataATTAATTAGGATACctatttttatctgggtgcagaAGTGGTTCTCTAAGGATGCGGGTCAACAGGGACGGAaggtataaaatatactataattatattatattatattatattatattatattaggttctatttataaaaagtttgtattttgAATGTGTAACTATAAGTTACATGCGCATGATTACAATTTTGTTGCTACACACTGGGATGTTCCATGATTTAAAatttagtaggtacatacttttaGCTAAAGCTAGGAATCTCTCAAGTATAGTTAAGTGATTTACCAGCAGTAAAACTAAAAAGGCAGATATTCTGAAAATTCGAGGGCTATGTTTTATCATCAAATGTCTTATTTTACCTCAATAAATTCATACTATGTAGTAGACGCATTTTTCCGTACGGATCCCACCactcattcatttgttttgaaaagaaCTCGACATCAGCGGCATCAACAGTTGACTGGGATTGTGTAGTACGACCTTCGGTTTGGAGACATCGTGACGATACTATGGGTTTCCATCTAGGTACTTTGAATACTGTATTTCTGTAAAAAGTaattcaaaatattacaaaaaattgaaCACTCGGATTTTGAACACACTACACAATCCAAAGGCAAAATGACTTACTTAGTTTTATCTAAA
The nucleotide sequence above comes from Helicoverpa zea isolate HzStark_Cry1AcR chromosome 10, ilHelZeax1.1, whole genome shotgun sequence. Encoded proteins:
- the LOC124633892 gene encoding aarF domain-containing kinase 1; amino-acid sequence: MFSRKVSRVVKYGLYGSVAIGGSVTAAVKLNDGDYDSLAIVRLSRTAYTAVEIGRTYKSLLYSKEWDRSSKEYLEVKSQAHQIGAQKLLELCKANKGVYIKVGQHVGALDYLLPNEYVMTMRILHKDAPQNTVEELYKVMKEDLKQDPKDLFEEFEPEPLGTASLAQVHKAKLKDGTDVAVKVQHFFVRDNVKIDLKWMEFIINTMSKIFPDFEMQWLIDETKKNIAKELDFVQEGRNAERVAELFKNYTWLKVPKIFWDYSTERVLVMEYVSGGQVNDVKYIDEHKINRFDLCKKLGDLYSHMIFISGFVHSDPHPGNILVKKDPKDKDVTVYLLDHGLYAQLTEKFRYHYSKLWLSIIDRNRDEMRVHAEELGIRKELYGLFACMVTGRPWDTIMKGIGRTRPTSDEKSTFQNELPNILHYVTQCLEHVDRQALLVLKTNDLIRSIEYALGMQDRMCGFIIMSQCCVQSVYNLEYKNTSSLLKKSYLNLKFGWSLVLLYFYSLYLKVHFKFS
- the LOC124633893 gene encoding uncharacterized protein LOC124633893; its protein translation is MSLVKLLKAPIKLFKKEVITFVIIRRYDLGILEENLRYISVKPSASISVLRTKVWHLLDLPDFCEEIIVLKSSNDVVIPLVDLRKGNDPQYPYILEVWLPNNRLSSTTMHNMLTIGNGDDQSHYGNQMQSTNNTIYEDRRDVEEKCVCACFSQTTVSNDTMALNKHRIPEPKMATRNFLADFNKKSEMSCRISSTSIFKLSARKSRDNFTNILLKIQSDLSTLSNKLSVLENKLPS
- the LOC124634070 gene encoding ubiquinone biosynthesis O-methyltransferase, mitochondrial; protein product: MWSQKLTRSILDKTKNTVFKVPRWKPIVSSRCLQTEGRTTQSQSTVDAADVEFFSKQMNEWWDPYGKMRLLHSMNLLRVPFVRDGLVNTAQKELYPLKDKKILDVGCGGGILSEGLARLGAFVTGIDASEDLIRVADEHKNVDPKIAYNKPVYLHTTVEDHAKKVSNLYDGVVASEVIEHVQNQELFVKSCVHTLKPGGRIFFTTPNRTRMSQFAVIFLGENVLKYIPQGAHQFEKFITPTELTFLLERNNCHVELTYGVTFNPVTGKWDFSEFQQLMYAIQAVKLS